The nucleotide window GCCAGCACCCCGGGCAAAGTTGTTTATCAGAACGAGCTGATCCAGCTGATCCAGTACACCCCGATCACGGAAAAAGTTTATAAAACCCCGATCCTGATTACCCCGCCCTGGATCAACAAATTCTATATCCTCGACCTGAGACCGGAAAACTCCCTGATCAGATGGCTGACCGAAAAGGGATATACGGTTTTTGTCATTTCCTGGAAAAACCCGGACAAAAGCATGGCTGAACTGGATTTTTCCGACTATATGACCCTTGGTCCCCTGTCCGCGCTTGGCGCCATCGAAGATGCAACCGGCGAAAAACAGGTCAACGGCGTTGGCTATTGCATTGGCGGCACCCTGCTGGCCTGTACGCTTGCGTTCCTCGGGGCCAAGGATTCCATCGATCGGTTCAAAAGCGCAACCTTCCTGGTCACCCAGGTTGACTTCAGTGAATCCGGTGAATTAAAACTTTTCGTCGATGACCGTCAACTTGCCGTGATGGAAAAGATGATGGAGGATAAAGGCTATCTGGACGGCACGACCATGTCCCAGACGTTTAATATGTTGCGCTCCAACGACCTGATCTGGTCCTTTGTGATCAATAATTATCTTCTGGGCCGGGATCCTTTCCCCTTTGACCTGCTCTACTGGAACAGCGATTCCACCCGACTGACACGGGCCTGTCACAGCCAGTACCTGAGAGAAATGTATCTCGAAAACAATCTGGTCAAACCGGGCAAGCTTGTACTCCACGACACACCCATCGATTTGTCCAACATATCAATCCCCACCTATATCCAGGCGGCACAATCCGACCATATCTGCCCGTGGAAATCAGTCTATAAAGCGACCCAGCAATTCACCGGAGAGCGGCGTTTCATGCTGGCCGGTTCCGGTCATATTGCCGGTGTCGTCAACCCGCCTTCCGCCAATAAATACAACCACTGGGTAAACCAGGAGACACCGGAAAGCTCTGATCAATGGCTGGAACAGGCGGAGGAAAAGCCCGGAAGCTGGTGGGAGGACTGGCATAAATGGCTGAAAGAAAAATCCGGCAAAAAAATCGCCGCCAGAATTCCTGGCGACGGCAAGCTTGAGGTCATTGAGGATGCACCGGGCAGTTACGTC belongs to Emcibacter sp. and includes:
- a CDS encoding class I poly(R)-hydroxyalkanoic acid synthase — translated: MDKEMPDMEQFAENMKAYTEKFQKLATEFLEKHKDHSGPADPDPLNLSGAMMEMTKYFAENPEQIVKKQVNLWKDYMKLWQTTAKKMAGEQDVEPITRPERDDRRFKDKEWEENQVFDYIKQSYLLTSKWIEDLVNENPSADSHEGQKLKFYARQFVDAMSPTNFAMTNPEVIRETIEKNGKNLLKGLENIARDINPQTGEFRVSMTDETAFEPGRNIASTPGKVVYQNELIQLIQYTPITEKVYKTPILITPPWINKFYILDLRPENSLIRWLTEKGYTVFVISWKNPDKSMAELDFSDYMTLGPLSALGAIEDATGEKQVNGVGYCIGGTLLACTLAFLGAKDSIDRFKSATFLVTQVDFSESGELKLFVDDRQLAVMEKMMEDKGYLDGTTMSQTFNMLRSNDLIWSFVINNYLLGRDPFPFDLLYWNSDSTRLTRACHSQYLREMYLENNLVKPGKLVLHDTPIDLSNISIPTYIQAAQSDHICPWKSVYKATQQFTGERRFMLAGSGHIAGVVNPPSANKYNHWVNQETPESSDQWLEQAEEKPGSWWEDWHKWLKEKSGKKIAARIPGDGKLEVIEDAPGSYVRIRY